From Mastacembelus armatus chromosome 13, fMasArm1.2, whole genome shotgun sequence, one genomic window encodes:
- the cadm2b gene encoding cell adhesion molecule 2b isoform X6: MIVKQCLIFLLYSLCANVFKVAGMKSKAKGSQGQFPITQNVTVVEGGTANMTCRVDYNDNTSLQWSNPAQQTLFFGDKKALRDHRIELVRASWQELTIRISDVSLSDEGQYTCSLFTMPVKTTKAYLTVLGIPGRPEITGFTKPAMEEDVITLTCTTSGSKPAANIRWFRNDKEVQGTKELNATGKSFTVRSSLQFEVDKRDDGVAYTCSVEHESLSKPYMTTEVLEVHYAPHLEITHSLIIPQEGQYFKLECVSIGNPPPEPVLWSKDGGELPDIERMIVEGRELTITTLNKTDNGTYRCEASNHLGTSSAEYILYVYAPLLPSLASILPVC; encoded by the exons GTAGCCAAGGTCAGTTCCCCATAACTCAGAATGTGACGGTGGTGGAGGGGGGCACAGCAAACATGACCTGTCGTGTGGATTACAATGACAACACTTCCCTCCAGTGGTCAAACCCTGCACAACAGACCCTGTTCTTTGGGGACAAGAAAG CTCTGAGAGACCACAGAATCGAGCTGGTGCGAGCTTCATGGCAGGAGCTCACCATCAGAATCAGTGACGTCAGCCTGTCAGACGAGGGCCAGTACACCTGCTCACTCTTCACCATGCCTGTCAAGACCACCAAGGCCTATCTCACTGTTCTGG GAATACCAGGACGACCGGAGATCACAGGATTCACCAAGCCTGCCATGGAGGAGGATGTAATCACATTGACGTGTACCACATCGGGCAGCAAGCCCGCTGCCAACATCAGGTGGTTCCGAAATGACAAGGAGGTCCAAG GCACTAAGGAGCTGAATGCCACAGGAAAATCATTCACAGTGAGGAGTAGCCTCCAATTTGAGGTGGACAAACGGGATGACGGCGTCGCTTATACCTGCAGTGTAGAGCATGAGTCTCTGTCCAAGCCCTACATGACAACTGAGGTCCTGGAGGTCCACT ATGCTCCCCATCTGGAGATCACACATTCGCTGATTATTCCACAGGAAGGGCAATACTTCAAATTGGAGTGTGTTTCCATTGGCAACCCACC ACCCGAACCTGTGCTGTGGTCTAAAGATGGAGGAGAGCTGCCAGACATTGAGCGTATGATTGTGGAGGGCAGGGAACTAACCATCACAACActcaacaaaacagacaatGGCACATACCGCTGCGAGGCCAGCAACCACCTTGGGACCAGCAGTGCTGAATATATACTTTATGTATATG CTCCCCTGCTTCCCTCTCTAGCCTCCATTCTTCCAGTCTGCTAA
- the cadm2b gene encoding cell adhesion molecule 2b isoform X5 yields MIVKQCLIFLLYSLCANVFKVAGMKSKAKGSQGQFPITQNVTVVEGGTANMTCRVDYNDNTSLQWSNPAQQTLFFGDKKALRDHRIELVRASWQELTIRISDVSLSDEGQYTCSLFTMPVKTTKAYLTVLGIPGRPEITGFTKPAMEEDVITLTCTTSGSKPAANIRWFRNDKEVQGTKELNATGKSFTVRSSLQFEVDKRDDGVAYTCSVEHESLSKPYMTTEVLEVHYAPHLEITHSLIIPQEGQYFKLECVSIGNPPPEPVLWSKDGGELPDIERMIVEGRELTITTLNKTDNGTYRCEASNHLGTSSAEYILYVYADVITLVPPSPAPLLPSLASILPVC; encoded by the exons GTAGCCAAGGTCAGTTCCCCATAACTCAGAATGTGACGGTGGTGGAGGGGGGCACAGCAAACATGACCTGTCGTGTGGATTACAATGACAACACTTCCCTCCAGTGGTCAAACCCTGCACAACAGACCCTGTTCTTTGGGGACAAGAAAG CTCTGAGAGACCACAGAATCGAGCTGGTGCGAGCTTCATGGCAGGAGCTCACCATCAGAATCAGTGACGTCAGCCTGTCAGACGAGGGCCAGTACACCTGCTCACTCTTCACCATGCCTGTCAAGACCACCAAGGCCTATCTCACTGTTCTGG GAATACCAGGACGACCGGAGATCACAGGATTCACCAAGCCTGCCATGGAGGAGGATGTAATCACATTGACGTGTACCACATCGGGCAGCAAGCCCGCTGCCAACATCAGGTGGTTCCGAAATGACAAGGAGGTCCAAG GCACTAAGGAGCTGAATGCCACAGGAAAATCATTCACAGTGAGGAGTAGCCTCCAATTTGAGGTGGACAAACGGGATGACGGCGTCGCTTATACCTGCAGTGTAGAGCATGAGTCTCTGTCCAAGCCCTACATGACAACTGAGGTCCTGGAGGTCCACT ATGCTCCCCATCTGGAGATCACACATTCGCTGATTATTCCACAGGAAGGGCAATACTTCAAATTGGAGTGTGTTTCCATTGGCAACCCACC ACCCGAACCTGTGCTGTGGTCTAAAGATGGAGGAGAGCTGCCAGACATTGAGCGTATGATTGTGGAGGGCAGGGAACTAACCATCACAACActcaacaaaacagacaatGGCACATACCGCTGCGAGGCCAGCAACCACCTTGGGACCAGCAGTGCTGAATATATACTTTATGTATATG cAGATGTCATCACCTTAGTGCCTCCATCTCCAGCTCCCCTGCTTCCCTCTCTAGCCTCCATTCTTCCAGTCTGCTAA